A genomic region of Choristoneura fumiferana chromosome 17, NRCan_CFum_1, whole genome shotgun sequence contains the following coding sequences:
- the LOC141436943 gene encoding high affinity cationic amino acid transporter 1-like — protein sequence MAGKQAFWQVTRKKKFQPEQFDTSNLRRCLNRWDLTALGLGSTLGVGVYVLVGAVALKIAGPSVVLSFLIAAVASLFAGLCYAEFGSRVPRAGSAYIYTYVTVGQLAAFVIAWNMILESLFGAASVARGLSLYIDLMAGRSMSAWFASFASLDASILAPYFDFFAFGIVLVLGVLLAFGVRESAMVNNVFAIFNMIIILFIVIAGSFTADPSNWSIPESSVPPSYGVGGFFPFGVWGTLKGAAVCFYGFVGFDSISSTSEEVKEPRRSIPQAILIVLLIVFLAYASVATVVTMMVPYYQQDTVASVATAFSYVGWEWAQWVVSVGAVFGISASLFGAMFPLPRLLYAMASDGLFFHWFARVSEGRKSPVVGTLLPAAIIALLAGFLGLEQLVLMMCVGTLLSYTIVAVCVVILRYRSKATEESKGYMKQMFGCGSRTASRSTSWIANITLSLFILMCLIATLVTVHVERSLAPSLVLHAVVLVLFVVLMMQPRVDEDVPFKTPLVPLIPCLSIYINICLMVMINKQTWIRIAIWILIGIPVYLICVFCYKQLDGRNESAHTQKNGKPPVQIIIESPTPPGTITRTSNNGGNKELIVEKPVELQERVVRNVVEEEIIVQQAAVIENNEEKEANIIDLLDQVIQAEEDTYSAKEDAYGEMPMEKEDDVIVSTSPEFIPHRKSLSELSDAGSDASLGNQVLSKYDVIAQVHREDLPKVSEEDDQNENNQNEDENNKDQVQNEEDEQITAFNDSETTSQTDESGYSDTIDRTALTESVEEIKENVPYIPVPPPFDENYFKSPNFKKSYTISARPSKARSIDEEENKPRESIQSNGSQDDSNIKFGSDRQLHFMSKLNTIYQTKIADQEDEPSVIKPGRRSHSTGNVVENTDYDVNRERPPLFLELKKELLARDTTNLRTVNKEEKEVEESESEEEEVSMTREDLKSKLENIFATGGPKLLAKPRLMKSNPPTPEESYQTDTSSTESIARLPKMEKNDTLGRQRAKFGEVLNSFRLSLNKDDQV from the exons ATGGCAGGCAAGCAGGCCTTCTGGCAAGTAACGCGGAAGAAGAAGTTCCAGCCTGAACAGTTTGACACCAGCAACTTGAGAAG ATGTCTGAACCGCTGGGACCTGACGGCGTTAGGCCTGGGCAGTACTCTGGGCGTGGGGGTGTACGTCCTGGTGGGGGCAGTGGCGCTCAAGATAGCGGGGCCTTCTGTGGTGCTCTCGTTCCTTATAGCGGCCGTAGCATCTCTCTTTGCAG GGCTGTGTTATGCGGAGTTTGGGTCTCGCGTACCTCGTGCCGGTTCCGCGTACATATACACATACGTGACCGTGGGACAGCTGGCTGCGTTCGTCATTGCGTGGAACATGATACTGGAGTCGCTTTTCG GAGCAGCAAGTGTAGCCCGCGGTCTCAGCCTGTATATAGACTTAATGGCGGGCCGTAGCATGTCGGCTTGGTTCGCCTCGTTCGCCTCCCTCGACGCGTCCATACTGGCTCCATACTTCGACTTCTTCGCCTTCGGGATCGTGCTTGTTCTAGGAG ttctgCTGGCATTCGGTGTCCGTGAGTCTGCGATGGTGAACAACGTATTCGCTATATTCAACATGATTATCATCTTGTTCATAGTTATCGCCGGATCTTTTACTG CTGACCCCAGCAACTGGAGCATCCCCGAGTCCTCGGTGCCCCCCTCTTACGGCGTGGGGGGCTTCTTCCCGTTCGGCGTGTGGGGTACACTGAAGGGTGCTGCAGTCTGCTTCTACGGCTTCGTTGGGTTCGACAGCATTAGTTCTACTAGCGAAGAG GTGAAAGAACCCCGTCGTTCGATCCCCCAGGCGATTCTGATAGTTCTGTTAATAGTGTTCCTTGCGTACGCCAGTGTCGCAACCGTGGTCACCATGATGGTGCCTTATTACCAGCAG GATACGGTGGCATCAGTGGCAACAGCGTTCTCCTACGTGGGTTGGGAGTGGGCGCAGTGGGTCGTATCCGTCGGCGCGGTCTTTGGTATATCGGCAAG CTTATTTGGCGCCATGTTTCCGCTTCCTCGACTGCTGTACGCGATGGCTTCGGATGGACTGTTCTTCCACTGGTTCGCCAGGGTCAGCGAGGGCCGCAAGTCTCCCGTCGTAGGGACGCTCCTGCCTGCTGCTATTATTG CCCTGCTGGCAGGCTTCTTGGGGCTGGAGCAGCTGGTGCTGATGATGTGCGTCGGAACCCTTCTGTCGTACACCATCGTCGCAGTCTGCGTTGTAATACTCAG ATACCGTTCTAAGGCTACAGAGGAATCAAAAGGATACATGAAGCAGATGTTCGGCTGTGGAAGCAGGACGGCGAGCCGTTCCACTTCCTGGATAGCCAACATCACGCTCTCCTTGTTCA TTCTGATGTGTTTAATAGCAACATTGGTAACTGTTCACGTCGAGCGAAGCCTGGCGCCATCACTAGTGCTGCACGCGGTTGTACTAGTTCTATTTGTGGTGCTCATGATGCAGCCAAGGGTCGATGAAGACGTGCCTTTCAAG acgcctCTAGTGCCTCTAATTCCTTGCCTCAGTATCTACATCAACATTTGCCTGATGGTCATGATCAACAAGCAGACTTGGATTCGCATCGCTATCTGGATTCTCATCG gCATCCCAGTTTATTTAATCTGCGTGTTCTGCTACAAACAGCTCGATGGAAGGAATGAAAGCGCACACACACAGAAGAACGGCAAACCCCCCGTCCAGATCATAATCGAATCCCCCACCCCTCCTGGTACTATCACTCGAACTAGTAACAATGGAGGCAATAAAGAATTGATTGTAGAAAAGCCTGTTGAGTTACAAGAGAGAGTTGTGAGGAATGTAGTTGAAGAAGAAATAATAGTACAGCAAGCAGCTGTTATAGAAAACAATGAAGAAAAGGAAGCAAATATAATCGATTTACTCGATCAAGTAATACAAGCTGAAGAAGACACatatagtgccaaagaagatGCGTATGGAGAAATGCCGATGGAGAAAGAAGATGATGTTATAGTGTCAACATCACCCGAGTTTATACCGCATAGAAAGAGCCTGAGTGAATTGTCTGATGCTGGGTCGGACGCATCGTTGGGTAATCAAGTGTTATCTAAATATGATGTAATAGCGCAAGTACATAGAGAAGATCTGCCTAAAGTGAGCGAAGAAGACGACCAAAATGAAAATAATCAAAACgaagatgaaaataataaagatcAAGTTCAAAATGAAGAAGACGAACAAATAACTGCTTTTAATGACAGTGAAACTACTTCTCAGACAGACGAGTCTGGGTATTCAGATACCATCGACAGAACAGCATTGACAGAGTCTGTTGAGGAAATTAAGGAGAATGTACCTTATATTCCAGTGCCACCACCATTTGacgaaaattatttcaaaagtcCTAATTTTAAGAAATCGTACACAATATCAGCAAGACCTAGTAAAGCAAGATCTATAGACGAGGAAGAAAATAAACCTAGAGAGAGCATTCAGTCAAACGGCTCTCAGGACGACAGTAATATTAAATTTGGTAGCGATAGACAGTTACATTTTATGTCTAAACTAAACACTATATATCAAACCAAAATAGCAGACCAAGAAGATGAACCAAGTGTTATCAAACCAGGTAGACGATCGCACTCTACAGGTAACGTAGTAGAGAATACCGATTATGATGTTAATCGCGAACGTCCACCATTATTCTTAGAATTGAAAAAAGAATTACTAGCACGAGACACAACAAATCTACGAACAGTAaacaaagaagaaaaagaagtaGAGGAATCTGAGAGCGAGGAAGAAGAAGTAAGTATGACGAGAGAAGATTTGAAGAGCAAACTAGAAAATATATTTGCTACGGGTGGCCCTAAGCTTCTTGCGAAGCCGAGACTGATGAAGTCGAATCCACCCACTCCTGAAGAATCTTATCAAACAGATACTTCTAGCACAGAGAGTATAGCAAGATTGCCTAAAATGGAGAAAAACGATACCTTAGGGAGACAGAGGGCGAAATTTGGTGAAGTTTTGAACTCTTTTCGATTGAGCTTAAACAAAGATGATCAAGTATGA